A genome region from Ottowia testudinis includes the following:
- a CDS encoding fumarate hydratase, whose translation MTAIRQDDLIESIAAALQYISYYHPADYIAHLARAYEREQSPAAKDAMAQILTNSKMSATGHRPICQDTGIVNVFLKVGMDVRWEGFTGSLDDAINEGVRRGYNHPDNTLRASVVADPQFARNNTKDNTPAVIVTEIVPGNTVDVTVAAKGGGSENKSKLAMLNPGDSVVDWVLKTVPTMGAGWCPPGMLGIGIGGTAEKAVLLAKQSLMEDLDMYALQAKAAKGEKLSQVEALRLELFEKVNALGIGAQGLGGLTTVLDVKIAMYPTHAASKPVAMIPNCAATRHAHFVLDGSGPVYLDPPSLDLWPEVDWTPDTEKSQRVDLNTLTKEEVASWKPGQTLLLNGKMLTGRDAAHKRIQDMLAKGEQLPVDFSNRVIYYVGPVDPVKGEAVGPAGPTTATRMDSFTDMMLSQTGLIAMIGKAERGPAAIEAIKKHQSAYLMAVGGAAYLVSKAIKTAKVVGFEDLGMEAIYEFDVVDMPVTVAVDAGGTSAHITGPAEWEKRIATGEFKGVGLVNA comes from the coding sequence ATGACCGCCATCCGCCAGGACGATCTGATCGAATCCATAGCCGCCGCGCTGCAATACATCAGCTATTACCACCCGGCCGACTACATAGCCCACCTGGCGCGCGCCTACGAGCGCGAGCAAAGCCCCGCCGCCAAGGATGCGATGGCGCAAATCCTGACCAACAGCAAGATGAGCGCCACCGGCCACCGCCCCATCTGCCAGGACACGGGCATCGTCAACGTGTTCCTGAAAGTGGGCATGGACGTGCGCTGGGAGGGTTTCACCGGCTCGCTCGACGACGCCATCAACGAAGGCGTGCGCCGCGGCTACAACCACCCCGACAACACGCTGCGCGCCAGCGTGGTGGCCGACCCACAGTTCGCCCGTAATAACACCAAGGACAATACGCCCGCCGTCATCGTGACCGAGATCGTGCCCGGCAACACCGTCGATGTGACCGTGGCCGCCAAGGGCGGCGGCTCTGAAAACAAGAGCAAGCTGGCCATGCTGAACCCCGGCGACAGCGTGGTCGATTGGGTGCTAAAAACCGTGCCCACCATGGGCGCCGGCTGGTGCCCGCCCGGCATGCTGGGCATCGGCATCGGCGGCACGGCCGAAAAGGCGGTGCTGCTGGCCAAGCAAAGCCTGATGGAAGACCTGGACATGTACGCCTTGCAGGCCAAGGCCGCCAAGGGCGAAAAACTGAGCCAGGTCGAAGCACTGCGGCTGGAGCTGTTCGAGAAAGTGAACGCGCTGGGCATTGGCGCGCAAGGCCTGGGCGGTTTAACCACGGTGCTGGACGTGAAGATCGCCATGTACCCCACGCATGCCGCGTCAAAACCCGTGGCCATGATTCCCAACTGCGCGGCCACGCGGCACGCGCACTTCGTGCTGGACGGTAGCGGCCCGGTCTACCTCGATCCGCCCTCGCTTGACTTGTGGCCCGAGGTCGATTGGACGCCCGACACCGAGAAAAGCCAGCGCGTTGACCTGAACACGCTGACCAAGGAAGAAGTGGCCAGCTGGAAACCCGGCCAGACCCTGCTGCTGAACGGCAAGATGCTCACCGGCCGCGACGCCGCGCACAAGCGCATCCAGGACATGCTGGCCAAGGGCGAGCAACTGCCCGTGGACTTCAGCAACCGCGTCATCTACTACGTTGGCCCGGTCGATCCGGTGAAGGGCGAAGCGGTGGGCCCGGCCGGCCCGACCACCGCCACGCGCATGGACAGCTTCACCGACATGATGCTGTCGCAAACCGGGCTGATCGCCATGATCGGCAAGGCCGAGCGTGGGCCCGCCGCCATCGAGGCGATCAAGAAGCACCAAAGCGCCTACCTGATGGCCGTGGGCGGCGCCGCCTACCTGGTCAGCAAGGCCATCAAGACCGCCAAGGTGGTCGGTTTTGAAGACTTAGGCATGGAAGCCATCTACGAATTCGACGTGGTGGACATGCCCGTGACCGTGGCGGTGGACGCCGGCGGCACCAGCGCCCACATCACCGGCCCCGCCGAGTGGGAAAAGCGCATCGCCACCGGCGAGTTCAAGGGCGTGGGCTTGGTCAACGCTTGA
- the murI gene encoding glutamate racemase: MAPQGPIGVFDSGIGGLSVLRALLAELPHERFVYLADNAHAPYGERSHDFVLARSRAVRRQLVDEHGIQALVIACNTATAAAVHMLRAESPRLPIVGIEPALKPAVARTRTGHIGVLATRGTLESGKFQALRQSLGDTVRVTQIACDGLADAIEKEAAGAHWAGATALIEQYVGALGPLGGAPGQIDTLVLGCTHYPLAAAQFDASLAGRAVTLIDPAHAVARRTAAVLAARPAPDPSPHALPGGARVRLLASGGPSALHAAARRWL, encoded by the coding sequence ATGGCGCCTCAAGGCCCCATCGGCGTCTTTGACAGCGGCATCGGCGGGCTGAGCGTGCTGCGCGCGCTGCTGGCCGAGTTGCCGCACGAACGCTTTGTGTACCTGGCCGACAACGCCCATGCGCCCTATGGCGAGCGCAGCCACGACTTCGTGCTGGCGCGCTCGCGGGCCGTGCGGCGGCAACTGGTGGATGAGCACGGCATCCAGGCGCTGGTCATCGCCTGCAACACCGCCACCGCGGCCGCCGTTCACATGCTGCGCGCCGAATCGCCGCGGTTGCCCATCGTCGGCATTGAGCCAGCCCTCAAACCCGCCGTGGCGCGTACGCGCACCGGCCACATCGGCGTGTTAGCCACACGCGGCACGCTGGAAAGCGGCAAATTCCAGGCCTTGCGCCAGTCGCTCGGCGATACCGTCCGCGTCACACAAATAGCCTGCGATGGTTTGGCCGATGCTATTGAAAAAGAAGCTGCCGGCGCACACTGGGCGGGCGCTACTGCCCTGATTGAGCAATATGTTGGCGCGCTGGGCCCGCTCGGCGGCGCACCCGGCCAGATCGACACGTTGGTGCTGGGCTGCACCCACTACCCGTTGGCTGCCGCGCAGTTTGACGCCTCACTGGCCGGCCGCGCCGTCACCCTGATCGATCCTGCCCACGCCGTGGCGCGTCGCACCGCCGCCGTGCTGGCCGCGCGCCCAGCGCCAGATCCATCACCCCACGCATTGCCGGGCGGCGCCCGCGTTCGGCTGCTGGCCAGCGGCGGTCCGTCCGCGCTGCACGCGGCCGCCCGGCGCTGGCTGTAG
- a CDS encoding DUF6806 family protein, translating to MSHQDAPFEIHVHGDVKLRPDVGFDALQDALKPLWKYAGARSLADGAASLYEDEPGIRFDPHQHLLQMCWTLQGEEDFRHQLDDLCMNLNELSAEGSQIEVTFYDAEYDDEEDGQDTERESRDDFVLLFVGPTPEAIMQAQRNLLVEDVVALMERHFDGAELGGVVAEIDKLFEGRYSALTSSLDMGKPRSPGSGSAPGHGGGRRPRHLH from the coding sequence ATGAGTCATCAAGATGCACCTTTCGAAATTCACGTGCATGGCGACGTGAAGCTCCGTCCCGACGTCGGCTTTGACGCTTTGCAGGACGCCCTCAAGCCCCTTTGGAAATACGCTGGCGCACGTTCGCTGGCGGACGGTGCGGCGAGCCTGTACGAGGACGAGCCCGGCATCCGCTTCGACCCCCACCAGCACTTGTTGCAGATGTGCTGGACCTTGCAGGGTGAGGAAGACTTCCGTCATCAGTTGGACGATTTGTGCATGAATCTGAACGAGCTGTCGGCCGAGGGTTCGCAGATCGAGGTGACGTTCTACGACGCCGAGTACGACGACGAAGAGGACGGCCAGGACACCGAGCGCGAGTCGCGCGACGATTTCGTGCTGCTGTTTGTCGGCCCGACCCCCGAAGCCATCATGCAGGCGCAGCGCAATCTGCTGGTCGAGGATGTGGTCGCCCTGATGGAGCGCCACTTCGATGGCGCTGAGCTGGGCGGCGTGGTGGCCGAGATCGACAAGCTGTTTGAAGGCCGCTACTCGGCCTTGACCAGCTCGCTCGACATGGGCAAGCCGCGCAGCCCCGGCAGCGGCAGTGCGCCCGGCCACGGCGGCGGGCGGCGACCCCGTCATTTGCACTGA
- the lon gene encoding endopeptidase La, translating into MSGTTSLPPTPIDLPLLPLRDVVVFPHMVIPLFVGRPKSIKALETAMAADRRIMLVAQKAAAKDEPAVGDMFEVGCVSTILQMLKLPDGTVKVLVEGQQRATVTHIEDNGGDSHFVATVTPLEVAGATQDNAEVEALRRAVMQQFDQYVKLNKKIPPEILTSIASIDEPGRLADTIAAHLPLKLESKQAVLDLSSVKERLENLFEQIEREVDILNVDKKIRGRVKRQMEKNQRDFYLNEQVKAIQKELGEGEDGADIEEIEKKIKLARMPKEARKKADAELKKLKLMSPMSAEATVVRNYIDVLVGLPWAKKTKIKHDLAYAEEVLNEDHYGLEKVKDRILEYLAVQQRVDKVKAPILCLVGPPGVGKTSLGQSVAKATGRKYVRMALGGMRDEAEIRGHRRTYIGAMPGKVLQSLNKVGTRNPLFLLDEIDKLGMDFRGDPSSALLEVLDPEQNHTFSDHYVEVDFDLSDVMFVATSNSMNIPPALLDRMEVIRLSGYTEDEKTNIAIKYLLPKQMKNNGVKDEELRVEESAVRDIVRYYTREAGVRSLERELSKICRKVVKGLQLKQMKPQVVVTSGNLNDFLGVRKFSYGRAEAQNQIGQVVGLAWTEVGGDLLTIEAATMPGKGNIQRTGQLGEVMKESVEAARTVVRSRARGLGLKDEAFEKKDIHIHVPDGATPKDGPSAGAAMTTAIVSALTGIPVRADVAMTGEITLRGEVTAIGGLKEKLLAALRGGIKTVIIPEENVKDLQEIPANVKEGLKIVPAKWIDKVLEVALERQPAPLTDDDVAVVTPETATPVPAKKTSRGAAVKH; encoded by the coding sequence GGGCGACATGTTCGAGGTGGGGTGTGTCTCCACCATCTTGCAGATGCTCAAACTGCCTGACGGCACGGTGAAGGTTCTGGTCGAAGGCCAGCAGCGCGCCACCGTGACGCACATCGAGGACAACGGCGGCGATTCGCATTTCGTCGCCACCGTCACGCCGCTGGAAGTGGCCGGCGCCACCCAGGACAACGCGGAAGTCGAAGCCCTGCGCCGCGCCGTGATGCAGCAGTTCGACCAGTACGTCAAGCTCAACAAGAAGATCCCCCCCGAGATCCTGACCTCGATCGCGAGCATCGACGAGCCGGGCCGCTTGGCCGACACCATCGCCGCGCACTTGCCACTGAAGCTGGAAAGCAAGCAGGCCGTGCTGGATTTGTCCAGTGTGAAAGAGAGGCTGGAGAACCTGTTCGAGCAGATCGAGCGCGAGGTGGACATCCTCAATGTCGACAAGAAGATCCGTGGCCGCGTCAAGCGCCAGATGGAAAAGAACCAGCGCGACTTCTACCTGAACGAGCAGGTCAAGGCGATCCAGAAGGAGTTGGGCGAGGGCGAGGACGGCGCCGACATCGAGGAGATCGAGAAAAAGATCAAGCTCGCCCGAATGCCGAAGGAAGCGCGCAAGAAGGCCGATGCCGAGCTGAAGAAATTGAAGCTCATGTCGCCCATGTCGGCCGAAGCCACCGTGGTGCGCAACTACATCGACGTGCTGGTCGGCCTGCCCTGGGCCAAGAAGACCAAGATCAAGCACGACTTGGCCTACGCCGAGGAGGTGCTGAACGAAGACCACTACGGGCTGGAGAAGGTCAAGGACCGCATTCTTGAATACCTCGCGGTGCAGCAGCGCGTGGACAAGGTCAAGGCGCCCATCCTGTGCCTGGTCGGCCCGCCCGGCGTGGGCAAGACCTCGCTCGGCCAATCGGTGGCCAAGGCCACGGGCCGCAAATACGTGCGCATGGCGCTGGGCGGCATGCGCGACGAGGCGGAAATCCGCGGCCACCGCCGCACCTACATCGGCGCCATGCCGGGCAAGGTGCTGCAAAGCCTGAACAAGGTCGGCACGCGCAACCCACTGTTTCTGCTGGACGAGATCGACAAGCTGGGCATGGACTTCCGCGGCGATCCGTCGAGCGCGCTGCTCGAAGTGCTGGACCCGGAGCAGAACCACACCTTCTCTGATCATTACGTCGAGGTCGATTTCGACCTGAGCGACGTGATGTTCGTGGCCACCAGCAACTCGATGAACATTCCGCCGGCGCTGCTGGACCGGATGGAAGTGATTCGCCTGTCGGGGTACACCGAGGACGAGAAAACGAACATTGCCATCAAGTACCTGCTGCCCAAGCAGATGAAGAACAACGGCGTGAAAGACGAGGAGCTGAGGGTCGAGGAATCGGCCGTGCGCGACATCGTGCGCTACTACACGCGCGAGGCAGGCGTGCGCTCGCTCGAGCGTGAGTTGTCGAAGATCTGCCGCAAGGTGGTCAAGGGCTTGCAGCTCAAGCAGATGAAGCCGCAGGTCGTGGTTACGTCCGGCAACCTGAACGATTTTCTGGGCGTGCGCAAGTTCAGCTATGGCCGCGCCGAAGCGCAGAACCAAATCGGGCAGGTGGTGGGCCTGGCCTGGACCGAAGTGGGGGGCGATCTTCTCACCATCGAGGCCGCCACGATGCCCGGCAAGGGCAACATCCAGCGCACGGGCCAGCTGGGCGAGGTGATGAAGGAGTCGGTCGAGGCCGCGCGCACCGTGGTGCGCTCGCGTGCTCGCGGCTTGGGTCTGAAGGATGAGGCGTTCGAGAAGAAGGACATCCACATCCACGTGCCCGACGGGGCCACGCCCAAGGACGGCCCCAGCGCTGGCGCGGCCATGACCACGGCCATCGTCTCGGCGCTCACCGGCATTCCGGTGCGCGCCGATGTCGCGATGACGGGCGAGATCACGCTGCGCGGCGAGGTCACCGCGATTGGCGGCCTGAAGGAAAAGCTGTTGGCCGCGTTGCGCGGCGGCATCAAGACCGTCATCATTCCGGAGGAAAACGTCAAGGATCTGCAGGAGATTCCCGCCAACGTGAAGGAGGGTCTGAAGATCGTGCCTGCCAAGTGGATCGACAAGGTGCTTGAAGTCGCCCTGGAGCGCCAGCCCGCGCCGTTGACCGACGACGATGTGGCGGTGGTGACGCCCGAGACAGCGACACCGGTGCCAGCCAAGAAGACCAGCCGAGGCGCTGCGGTGAAACACTGA